In Streptomyces sp. NBC_00448, the following are encoded in one genomic region:
- a CDS encoding acyl carrier protein has protein sequence MARIVAARLERSGVRGIPTDALSDDPRLSQADFAALGLNSVDWMGLATEVEDAFGIELPDEVLLDPEHRSVAGWSEHVHHLIRPRTATVAEPERGIDDDARGKKGDPCE, from the coding sequence ATGGCCCGGATCGTCGCGGCCAGGCTCGAACGCAGTGGGGTCCGCGGAATCCCGACCGACGCTCTGTCGGATGACCCGCGGCTCAGCCAGGCCGACTTCGCGGCACTGGGACTCAACTCCGTCGACTGGATGGGCCTGGCGACCGAGGTGGAGGACGCGTTCGGGATCGAGCTCCCGGACGAGGTGCTGCTGGACCCGGAGCACCGCTCGGTCGCGGGATGGAGCGAGCACGTGCACCACCTGATCCGGCCGCGGACGGCCACCGTGGCTGAACCGGAGCGCGGCATCGACGACGATGCGCGCGGGAAGAAGGGCGATCCATGCGAATGA
- a CDS encoding 2OG-Fe(II) oxygenase, with protein MRMTERGERYVVYDDFLPPAVFDQAVELMERSALGETGSVISAELDGPAHRTRGMHFPASIGETRTSGRPAVFTRITQAVRTETGLFGAAGIDWDRLTFTFWQYPANSRLGWHNDAGRGRRGEYILYLHREWDISWGGELMLIDHEPRTLLPAAGNGPDPEETTASGSAGLVNKILRTCERSPVAVLPRPNRLVMVMSDTLHTIRRVDHTAGENRRCSLTGFAYLNRKFQPDSERNRDLARNSILNSTTP; from the coding sequence ATGCGAATGACAGAGCGCGGCGAGCGCTACGTGGTGTACGACGACTTCCTCCCCCCGGCGGTCTTCGACCAGGCGGTGGAGCTGATGGAGCGCTCGGCTCTGGGCGAGACCGGAAGCGTGATCTCCGCCGAACTCGACGGCCCGGCGCACCGGACCCGGGGCATGCACTTCCCCGCGTCCATCGGCGAGACCCGGACCAGTGGACGGCCCGCGGTGTTCACCCGCATCACCCAGGCCGTGCGCACCGAGACCGGGCTGTTCGGCGCGGCCGGTATCGACTGGGACCGGCTCACCTTCACGTTCTGGCAGTACCCCGCCAACAGCCGGCTGGGCTGGCACAACGACGCCGGGCGCGGCCGTCGCGGGGAGTACATCCTCTATCTGCACCGCGAGTGGGACATCTCGTGGGGTGGTGAGTTGATGCTGATCGACCATGAACCGCGCACCCTTCTCCCCGCGGCCGGCAACGGGCCGGACCCGGAGGAGACCACCGCGAGCGGCTCCGCGGGCCTGGTGAACAAGATCCTGCGCACGTGCGAGCGGAGCCCCGTCGCCGTACTGCCCCGGCCCAACCGCCTGGTCATGGTGATGTCGGACACCCTGCACACCATCCGGAGAGTGGACCACACCGCGGGTGAGAACCGGCGCTGTTCGCTGACCGGCTTCGCCTACCTCAACAGGAAGTTCCAGCCGGATTCCGAGCGCAACCGGGATCTGGCCAGGAACTCCATCCTGAACAGCACCACCCCCTGA
- the tmpA gene encoding 2-trimethylaminoethylphosphonate dioxygenase: MAAQPAVVPATRHLSARITALPAAWLRDNCPCPECRDPRTGQKLFQITDLPRGLAVEEVVEPGPDSPCVEVGWAPDGHRSPYTVGWLDAHRPADSPLTGDRRTETGKELWSAADLAGRLPEAAWDDYLADPARRARVLEALQRLGFALLREVPVREGQVLAVAETFGHVRQTNYGRLFDVRVEPDPNNLAFTSARITPHTDNPYRDPVPTVQLLHCLENSASGGDSGLVDGFHAAALLRAEDPEAFAVLTGTPVPFVFRDDRTELRADRPLIEVDARGRIREVRFNNRSFGTVRLPAAELDAFYAAYRAFGELLLRPGLQLDFRLAPGDCLVFDNTRLLHARTAFAQDGSRHLQGAYADLDGPASCLAVLRRADSPAPLAALFDGAGAAEYLGEEVTMAAHMLQAGALAEAAGAPPHLVAAALLHDVGHFGEHATGAEATADADPAADTDTDVTEYGDTRHSHTGADLLARWFGPEVTEPVRLHVAAKRYLCTVEPGYREGLSAASEHTLRLQGGPMTEAQAAAFARRPYAADAVAVRRWDEQAKEPGAAAPEFGHFLPLLTSLLHG; the protein is encoded by the coding sequence ATGGCGGCGCAACCAGCGGTCGTACCTGCCACTCGTCACCTGTCCGCACGGATCACCGCCCTGCCGGCGGCCTGGCTGCGGGACAACTGCCCGTGTCCCGAGTGCCGCGATCCGCGCACCGGCCAGAAGCTCTTCCAGATCACCGATCTGCCGCGGGGACTCGCCGTCGAGGAGGTGGTGGAGCCGGGCCCCGACTCGCCCTGCGTAGAGGTCGGATGGGCACCGGACGGCCACCGGTCCCCGTACACCGTCGGCTGGCTGGACGCCCACCGCCCCGCGGACTCCCCCCTCACCGGGGACCGGCGCACCGAGACGGGGAAGGAGCTGTGGAGCGCGGCGGATCTGGCGGGGCGCCTGCCGGAGGCGGCCTGGGACGACTACCTCGCCGACCCCGCCCGGCGCGCCCGGGTGCTCGAAGCCTTGCAGCGGCTGGGCTTCGCCCTGCTGCGCGAGGTGCCGGTGCGGGAGGGCCAGGTGCTGGCGGTCGCCGAGACCTTCGGTCACGTCCGGCAGACCAACTACGGCCGGCTCTTCGACGTCAGGGTCGAGCCGGACCCCAACAACCTCGCCTTCACCTCGGCGCGGATCACCCCGCACACGGACAACCCCTACCGCGACCCGGTCCCCACCGTGCAGTTGCTGCACTGCCTGGAGAACTCCGCGTCCGGCGGCGACTCCGGGCTCGTCGACGGCTTCCACGCGGCGGCGCTGCTGCGGGCGGAGGACCCCGAGGCGTTCGCGGTGCTGACCGGTACGCCCGTCCCGTTCGTCTTCCGTGACGACCGCACCGAACTGCGCGCGGACCGCCCGCTGATCGAGGTGGACGCGCGCGGACGGATTCGCGAAGTCCGTTTCAACAACCGGTCGTTCGGCACGGTACGGCTGCCCGCGGCGGAGCTGGACGCGTTCTACGCCGCCTACCGCGCCTTCGGCGAACTGCTGCTCCGGCCCGGCCTGCAACTGGACTTCCGGCTGGCCCCGGGCGACTGCCTGGTCTTCGACAACACCCGCCTGCTGCACGCCCGTACCGCGTTCGCGCAGGACGGCTCCCGGCACCTGCAAGGCGCGTACGCCGACCTGGACGGGCCGGCGAGCTGCCTCGCCGTACTGCGCCGGGCGGATTCGCCGGCCCCGCTGGCCGCGCTCTTCGACGGGGCCGGGGCGGCGGAGTACCTGGGCGAAGAGGTCACCATGGCCGCGCACATGCTCCAGGCGGGCGCGCTGGCCGAAGCCGCCGGCGCCCCGCCGCACCTGGTGGCGGCGGCCCTGCTGCACGACGTCGGCCACTTCGGCGAGCACGCGACGGGCGCCGAAGCGACGGCGGACGCCGACCCCGCAGCGGACACCGACACCGACGTCACGGAATACGGCGACACCCGGCACAGCCACACCGGCGCCGACCTCCTCGCCCGCTGGTTCGGGCCCGAGGTCACCGAACCGGTACGGCTGCACGTCGCCGCGAAGCGGTACCTGTGCACGGTGGAGCCGGGCTACCGGGAGGGCCTGTCCGCCGCCTCCGAGCACACCCTGCGGCTGCAGGGCGGCCCCATGACCGAGGCGCAAGCCGCCGCCTTCGCCCGCCGGCCGTACGCGGCCGACGCGGTGGCCGTACGCCGCTGGGACGAGCAGGCCAAGGAACCGGGCGCCGCCGCACCGGAGTTCGGCCACTTCCTGCCGCTGCTCACCTCGCTGCTGCACGGGTAG
- a CDS encoding TauD/TfdA dioxygenase family protein: protein MNASQPVVTDRRRLHVVSQELAPRRLESDGAGRRYATFEVRPLSPLIGAEIRGVDLARPVDADTLTELRRAFLDWKVLFFRDQTLTARQQAAFARNWGELQAAHPQRRAEIDEVARLEHDRDNPGSENVWHSDASFYEAPPLGAVLRAVDLPPLGGDTLWADTAAAYDGLPQDVKERLDGLRAVHELPAASGSIAVLLRSINARSGRPPVEHPVVRTHPETGRKSLYVNAAFTSHLVGLPDDESEELLGFLLHQLSYPEYQVRFRWEAGSVAFWDNRTTVHYGVNDYFPQHRLMERVVIAGDRPE, encoded by the coding sequence GTGAACGCATCACAGCCCGTCGTCACCGACAGGCGGCGGTTGCATGTCGTGTCCCAGGAACTGGCGCCGCGCAGGCTGGAGTCGGACGGCGCCGGACGGCGCTACGCGACCTTCGAGGTCCGGCCGCTGTCCCCTCTCATCGGGGCGGAGATCCGCGGGGTCGACCTCGCCCGGCCGGTGGACGCCGACACGCTGACCGAACTGAGACGGGCGTTCCTCGACTGGAAGGTCCTCTTCTTCCGCGACCAGACGCTCACCGCCCGTCAGCAGGCCGCGTTCGCCCGGAACTGGGGGGAACTGCAGGCGGCCCACCCCCAGCGCAGGGCCGAAATCGACGAAGTGGCGCGGCTGGAGCACGACCGGGACAACCCCGGAAGTGAGAACGTCTGGCACAGCGACGCGTCGTTCTACGAGGCACCGCCGCTCGGCGCCGTCCTGCGCGCCGTCGACCTGCCGCCGCTCGGCGGTGACACCTTGTGGGCCGACACGGCCGCCGCCTACGACGGGCTCCCGCAAGACGTCAAGGAGCGCCTTGACGGGCTCCGGGCGGTCCACGAGCTTCCCGCGGCGAGCGGCAGCATCGCCGTCCTGCTCAGGAGCATCAACGCGCGGAGCGGCCGGCCTCCGGTCGAGCATCCCGTGGTCCGCACGCATCCGGAGACAGGTCGCAAGTCCCTCTACGTGAATGCCGCGTTCACCTCCCACCTCGTCGGTCTCCCCGACGACGAGAGCGAAGAACTCCTCGGCTTCCTGCTCCATCAGCTGTCCTACCCGGAGTACCAGGTGCGCTTCCGCTGGGAGGCAGGGTCCGTGGCCTTCTGGGACAACCGGACCACCGTTCACTACGGGGTCAACGACTACTTCCCGCAACACCGTCTGATGGAGCGCGTCGTCATCGCCGGCGACCGTCCGGAGTGA
- a CDS encoding biotin synthase BioB: MLTRSEVRHALRSVGADQEALFAEASRLRDENFDRAVLLRGVIEITNVCRVNCDYCPMRRDNLAHLDRFVMSPQQILERAEHIRGAGIDIVMLQGGETPSLFPTLREVIPALRRMWDGQVEILLNLGNFSRRQYEELRELGANSYIIKHETSDPVLFEQMRHEKLDARLERIRTLLDLGFKVGTGLISSLPGQSLESVIDDIELVGELGVQMCSVSPFVPAPDTPLMLSPTGDLQLALNVIATLRVCYPGLLIPSVSALEKTSSGGQSLGLAAGANVMTSNFTGDANAERYLIYGKERFVVGLDHVRAVIDSMGLAVRGSAFLPEGAE; the protein is encoded by the coding sequence ATGCTGACACGATCTGAAGTCCGACACGCGCTCCGGTCCGTCGGCGCGGACCAGGAGGCACTGTTCGCCGAGGCGAGCCGGCTGAGGGATGAGAACTTCGACCGGGCGGTGCTCCTTCGCGGGGTCATCGAGATCACCAACGTGTGCCGGGTGAACTGCGACTACTGCCCGATGCGGCGGGACAACCTCGCTCACCTGGACCGCTTCGTCATGAGTCCGCAGCAGATCCTGGAGCGCGCGGAGCACATCCGCGGCGCGGGTATCGACATCGTCATGTTGCAGGGCGGCGAGACGCCGAGTCTCTTCCCCACCCTGCGCGAGGTCATACCGGCCCTGCGGCGCATGTGGGACGGCCAGGTGGAGATCCTGCTCAACCTCGGCAACTTCTCGCGCCGACAGTACGAGGAATTAAGGGAGTTGGGCGCCAACAGCTATATCATCAAGCACGAGACCAGTGATCCCGTGCTCTTCGAGCAGATGCGCCACGAGAAGCTGGACGCGCGGCTGGAACGGATAAGGACCCTGCTGGACCTGGGATTCAAGGTGGGCACCGGTCTCATCTCCAGCCTCCCCGGGCAGAGTCTGGAAAGCGTGATCGACGACATCGAACTCGTCGGCGAGTTGGGTGTGCAGATGTGCAGCGTGAGCCCGTTCGTCCCGGCTCCGGACACCCCGCTGATGCTTTCTCCCACCGGCGACCTCCAGCTCGCGCTCAACGTCATCGCGACCCTGCGGGTCTGCTATCCGGGCCTTCTCATACCGTCGGTCAGCGCCCTGGAGAAGACCAGTTCCGGCGGGCAGTCCCTCGGTCTGGCCGCCGGAGCGAACGTGATGACCAGCAATTTCACCGGCGACGCCAACGCGGAGCGGTACCTGATCTACGGAAAGGAACGGTTCGTGGTCGGTCTGGATCACGTGCGGGCCGTGATCGACAGCATGGGGCTGGCCGTCCGCGGGTCGGCCTTCCTGCCCGAGGGGGCAGAGTGA
- a CDS encoding GntR family transcriptional regulator: MQGDSAVPGKGTLYRRVAADLREAIAAGEYGSGGKLPAESALAERYGVSRGTIRQALGSLRADGLVTSRRGTRRVVLATTRVQSFAELVSFTSWARSVGEEPGGRVERIERRAADAREREQLRLEPGAEVVVVLRVRTLSGRPVMVERSVYPVWVGELVAGIPADAVSHTEPLQEQGVVFADADHTIDLVLADTDDARLLECGEGQALLRERRRSTDPVGAPVEWSEDRYLPGTVAFTVHNSIAASALGRRHRRTP; encoded by the coding sequence TTGCAAGGTGACAGCGCGGTGCCGGGGAAGGGCACGCTCTATCGCAGGGTCGCGGCCGACCTCCGCGAGGCGATCGCCGCCGGCGAGTACGGATCGGGCGGCAAGCTCCCGGCCGAGAGCGCGCTGGCGGAGCGGTACGGCGTCTCCCGCGGCACCATCCGGCAGGCCCTCGGGTCGCTGCGCGCCGACGGCCTGGTCACCTCCCGCCGCGGCACCCGGCGGGTGGTGCTCGCCACGACGCGCGTGCAGAGCTTCGCGGAGCTGGTCAGCTTCACCAGCTGGGCGCGCTCGGTGGGCGAGGAGCCCGGCGGGCGGGTGGAGCGGATCGAGCGGCGGGCCGCCGACGCGCGGGAGAGGGAGCAACTGCGCCTTGAACCGGGCGCGGAGGTCGTCGTCGTGCTGCGGGTGCGGACGCTGTCCGGCCGCCCGGTGATGGTCGAACGCAGCGTCTACCCGGTGTGGGTGGGGGAGTTGGTGGCCGGTATCCCCGCCGACGCGGTCTCGCACACCGAACCGCTCCAGGAGCAGGGGGTGGTGTTCGCCGACGCCGACCACACCATCGACCTCGTGCTCGCCGACACCGACGACGCCCGGCTGCTGGAATGCGGCGAGGGGCAGGCGCTGCTGCGCGAGCGCCGCCGCTCCACCGACCCGGTCGGGGCACCCGTCGAGTGGTCGGAGGACCGCTACCTTCCCGGCACCGTCGCGTTCACGGTGCACAACTCGATAGCCGCGTCGGCGCTCGGCCGTCGCCACCGCCGTACGCCCTGA
- a CDS encoding AMP-binding protein, with protein sequence MTAPGAPATRRELAALLTEAGGRLDDTGMEELRPLVDDYVQRLDSAGAGERAVIAVTQERAEDFFAVVLAAWQTDSVPLLCESLTDAPLGPLGAELSPSARVCRPVGSDVAAEGDSTAILHMTSGSTGPPRIARRSCGSVLNEAAGYRTRLPLGPDDTVYVPTPLTHSYGWGIAFAALMAGSRLDARRLVHARRAAARAGASSVVALTAPTADLLAATPATASAGPRIAMVGASRVSRDLDERFAARFGVRLTRNYGCSETGPTFIGSAGLPEGAIGTPMPGVTVLAPDPGAEGELRLLLDAPVEGFLGAADPPRTRWDTGDLVRRGRDGVVTFVSRLHPSARLNDRTVDLDGLCRAIRHVPGVVEVFPVVLVRSAGETEDLYAVVQGEGVDRAQVERSRSTFPAGTGSVRLVHCDELPVTAGGKVDRAHVIKLIDAEWPGR encoded by the coding sequence ATGACCGCCCCCGGCGCACCGGCGACGCGGCGCGAACTGGCCGCGCTCCTCACCGAGGCGGGCGGCCGTCTCGACGACACCGGGATGGAGGAACTGCGGCCGCTGGTCGACGACTACGTTCAGCGGCTGGACTCCGCGGGTGCCGGTGAACGCGCGGTGATCGCGGTGACGCAGGAGCGGGCGGAGGACTTCTTCGCGGTCGTTCTCGCGGCCTGGCAGACGGACTCCGTACCGCTGTTGTGCGAAAGCCTGACGGACGCGCCGCTCGGTCCGCTCGGCGCGGAGCTGTCGCCGTCGGCGCGCGTGTGCCGGCCGGTGGGCTCCGACGTCGCGGCGGAAGGGGATTCGACCGCCATACTCCACATGACATCGGGTTCGACCGGCCCGCCCAGGATCGCCAGGCGCAGTTGCGGCAGCGTGCTCAACGAGGCCGCCGGGTACCGCACACGGCTCCCGCTCGGCCCCGACGACACCGTGTACGTGCCGACCCCGTTGACGCACTCCTACGGCTGGGGGATCGCGTTCGCCGCGCTCATGGCCGGCTCCCGGCTCGACGCGCGCCGCCTCGTGCACGCCCGACGGGCCGCCGCCCGAGCCGGAGCCTCGAGCGTCGTGGCGCTCACGGCCCCGACGGCCGACCTGCTCGCCGCCACGCCGGCGACCGCGTCCGCGGGGCCGCGGATCGCGATGGTCGGCGCCAGCCGCGTCAGCCGCGACCTGGACGAGCGGTTCGCCGCGAGGTTCGGCGTCCGGCTCACCCGGAACTACGGGTGTTCGGAGACCGGCCCGACCTTCATCGGCTCGGCCGGGCTGCCGGAAGGAGCCATCGGCACTCCCATGCCGGGGGTCACGGTGCTGGCACCGGACCCGGGAGCCGAAGGCGAGCTGCGCCTGCTGCTGGACGCGCCGGTCGAGGGCTTCCTGGGCGCGGCCGATCCGCCCCGGACCCGATGGGACACCGGCGATCTGGTGCGGCGGGGACGGGACGGCGTGGTGACGTTCGTGTCCCGGCTGCACCCCTCGGCCCGGCTCAACGACCGGACCGTGGACCTCGACGGACTCTGCCGCGCGATACGTCACGTACCCGGTGTCGTCGAGGTGTTTCCCGTCGTCCTGGTCCGCTCCGCCGGTGAGACCGAGGACCTGTACGCCGTCGTGCAGGGCGAGGGCGTCGACCGGGCCCAGGTGGAGCGGAGCCGTTCGACGTTCCCGGCCGGCACGGGCTCCGTCCGGCTGGTCCACTGCGACGAGTTGCCCGTGACGGCCGGCGGAAAGGTCGACCGGGCCCACGTCATCAAGCTCATCGACGCGGAATGGCCGGGACGATGA
- a CDS encoding CocE/NonD family hydrolase yields MRLGAANLRRALRRLGTDRAPVPGTSTVELRLGARTTTMVVHVPESAGPRPPALIVLHGAANTGARMLPSFVGISERLGMVLLCPDAQLLDDVVGKLDVSGVFAKHFRHPRWSGRDDDFPVAALRWALEHLDADPDRIVLAGVSMGGLACWNLAMRGWPRLAAAVPINGALSMWEAFGSDRRTRFLLHNVLPLPLFVIHGAQDKRIPPQFDRTSVTQLREAGHQALTYVEVPDGDHPLGSLHFEDDGELVASLSAWLRDRRREPDVAHVRHRALDDRHGRAHWVALSGVDPAGAEVTAERTDDDAYDLRAEGAEQVRLYLTSDRLDAGQQVRVVVNGETSTVRFRPSVDTVFRTHRRHWDPALTAEAVVTLDVPGSAPRPRDDPEEESPSDADTI; encoded by the coding sequence GTGCGCCTGGGTGCCGCCAACCTCCGCAGGGCACTTCGCCGGTTGGGCACGGACCGGGCGCCGGTGCCCGGCACTTCGACGGTCGAGCTCCGCCTCGGTGCGCGGACCACCACCATGGTGGTGCACGTGCCCGAGTCGGCGGGCCCTCGCCCGCCGGCCCTGATCGTGCTGCACGGCGCCGCGAACACCGGGGCCAGAATGCTGCCGTCCTTCGTCGGGATCAGCGAACGGCTGGGCATGGTGCTGCTCTGCCCGGACGCGCAACTGCTCGACGACGTCGTGGGGAAGCTGGACGTGAGCGGCGTCTTCGCCAAGCACTTCCGCCACCCGCGGTGGAGCGGCCGCGACGACGACTTCCCGGTGGCGGCCCTGCGTTGGGCTCTGGAACACCTGGACGCGGACCCGGACCGTATCGTGCTGGCCGGCGTGTCCATGGGCGGACTGGCGTGCTGGAACCTCGCCATGCGGGGGTGGCCGCGGTTGGCGGCGGCGGTGCCGATCAACGGCGCCCTGTCGATGTGGGAAGCGTTCGGCAGCGACCGGCGCACCCGCTTCCTGCTGCACAACGTGCTGCCGCTACCGCTGTTCGTCATCCACGGCGCCCAGGACAAGCGCATCCCCCCGCAGTTCGACCGGACCTCCGTGACGCAACTGCGCGAGGCCGGCCACCAGGCACTGACCTACGTCGAAGTCCCCGACGGCGACCATCCACTCGGTTCGCTGCACTTCGAGGACGACGGCGAGCTGGTCGCGAGCCTGTCGGCCTGGTTGAGGGACCGTCGGAGAGAACCGGATGTGGCACACGTGCGCCACCGCGCCCTCGACGACCGGCACGGCAGGGCCCACTGGGTCGCCCTGTCGGGTGTCGACCCGGCGGGCGCCGAGGTGACCGCGGAGCGCACCGACGACGACGCGTACGACCTGCGGGCCGAAGGCGCGGAGCAGGTCCGGCTCTACCTGACGAGTGATCGGCTCGACGCCGGGCAACAGGTCCGCGTCGTGGTCAACGGCGAAACCTCGACCGTCCGCTTCCGTCCCAGTGTCGACACGGTGTTCCGTACCCACCGCCGGCACTGGGACCCCGCACTGACCGCGGAGGCGGTCGTGACCCTGGACGTGCCCGGTTCGGCGCCGCGTCCCCGTGACGATCCGGAGGAAGAAAGCCCCAGCGATGCTGACACGATCTGA
- a CDS encoding ABC transporter substrate-binding protein, whose translation MAAGLTAAALALTGCGSASGTAASAGGSGKSAATAASAADFGGMPALVAAAKKEGTLNAIALPPDWANYGAVISAFEKKYGIRVADENPDGASQDEITAITSRKGQGRAPDVVDLGNSFALKAASQGILAPYKVASWDDIPAAQKDPGGLRYDDYGGYVSIGCDAKAVKECPTTFADLLKPQYKGKVAMNGDPTKSGSAFGGVYAAALANGGSLDDIQPGLDFFHKLKANGNFNPVESTPATVEKGETPISIDWDYLNAGYAKEFAGKGLDWRVAVPADGQYAQFYSQAINKYAPHPAAARLWEEFLYSTEGQNLWLQGYSRPAELPAMTQKGTVDKAAAAKLPAVSGSPRFPTTAQVDAAQKAVLAGWAKAVS comes from the coding sequence ATGGCCGCCGGGCTCACCGCCGCGGCGCTCGCCCTGACCGGGTGCGGCTCCGCCTCAGGCACCGCGGCCTCCGCGGGCGGCAGCGGCAAGAGCGCGGCGACCGCCGCCTCCGCGGCGGACTTCGGCGGCATGCCCGCCCTGGTCGCCGCCGCCAAGAAGGAGGGAACGCTCAACGCCATCGCGCTTCCCCCGGACTGGGCCAACTACGGCGCCGTCATCAGCGCCTTCGAGAAGAAGTACGGGATCAGGGTCGCCGACGAGAACCCGGACGGCGCCAGCCAGGACGAGATCACCGCGATCACCTCGCGCAAGGGCCAGGGCCGCGCCCCCGACGTGGTCGACCTGGGCAACTCCTTCGCGCTGAAGGCCGCCTCGCAGGGCATCCTCGCGCCCTACAAGGTCGCCTCGTGGGACGACATCCCCGCCGCCCAGAAGGACCCGGGCGGCCTGCGCTACGACGACTACGGCGGCTACGTGTCCATCGGGTGCGACGCCAAGGCGGTCAAGGAGTGCCCGACCACCTTCGCCGACCTGCTCAAGCCGCAGTACAAGGGCAAGGTCGCGATGAACGGCGACCCCACCAAGTCGGGTTCGGCGTTCGGCGGCGTCTACGCGGCCGCGCTGGCCAACGGCGGCTCGCTGGACGACATCCAGCCCGGCCTGGACTTCTTCCACAAGCTGAAGGCGAACGGCAACTTCAACCCGGTGGAGTCCACGCCGGCGACCGTCGAGAAGGGCGAGACGCCGATCAGCATCGACTGGGACTACCTCAACGCCGGCTACGCCAAGGAGTTCGCGGGCAAGGGCCTGGACTGGCGGGTGGCCGTGCCGGCCGACGGCCAGTACGCCCAGTTCTACAGCCAGGCGATCAACAAGTACGCCCCGCATCCGGCGGCCGCCCGGCTGTGGGAGGAGTTCCTCTACAGCACCGAGGGCCAGAACCTGTGGCTGCAGGGCTACTCCCGCCCGGCGGAGCTGCCCGCCATGACGCAGAAGGGCACCGTGGACAAGGCCGCCGCCGCGAAGCTCCCGGCGGTCTCCGGCAGCCCGCGGTTCCCGACCACGGCCCAGGTCGACGCGGCACAGAAGGCCGTGCTCGCCGGCTGGGCCAAGGCCGTGAGCTGA
- a CDS encoding MFS transporter, whose product MTPRKERRPPLERRLILSFGILSLGTGMSTSVLAVYLVRQLHASAGAFGVTMSLAALCGMVSGPLAGRLADNGSARRTYAGLVCTMAVATGLLAVVNAWTAFVLICLLFICGRGSGAVMGALVRREVPADRRVRYRAMVKTVSNAAMLIGLSLGGVVLSLDSRPLFRTAFVVEALTLCTAGFLVATAPSGTPQPRAADAPSGQSAGAGAAPEPGKSGRRMVYRDGRFLGLAGLNAFLLLYSSVFSVALPLWISAQASSLLWLVSVVSALNIGVVLLLQVPVSKNLSGAVAAVRAGRRGGILLGAGLAMFAAAGAVHGTGPKVAAIILLGLLVAGGEVLYSAASWELVYTLAPAESVGEYQGVYNMGLDVSMLVAPALFGWLAADRHTAAWMVMAGLFVACALALRPIAGRGPQPDPSDAEPDRDVAEAVR is encoded by the coding sequence GTGACCCCTCGGAAAGAACGGCGGCCGCCCCTCGAACGGCGGCTGATCCTGTCCTTCGGAATCCTGTCGCTGGGCACCGGCATGTCCACCTCGGTGCTGGCCGTCTACCTGGTGCGGCAACTCCATGCGAGCGCGGGCGCCTTCGGTGTGACGATGAGCCTGGCGGCCTTGTGCGGCATGGTGTCCGGCCCGCTGGCCGGCCGGCTCGCGGACAACGGCAGCGCCCGGCGCACGTATGCCGGGCTGGTCTGCACGATGGCCGTCGCCACCGGACTGCTCGCGGTCGTGAACGCCTGGACGGCGTTCGTGCTGATCTGCCTGCTCTTCATCTGCGGTCGGGGCAGCGGCGCCGTCATGGGCGCGCTCGTACGGCGAGAGGTACCCGCCGACCGTCGGGTGCGCTACCGGGCCATGGTGAAGACCGTGAGCAACGCGGCCATGCTCATCGGTCTGAGCCTCGGAGGCGTCGTCCTGTCGCTCGACTCGCGCCCGCTGTTCCGGACCGCCTTCGTCGTCGAGGCCCTGACCCTGTGTACCGCGGGCTTCCTCGTCGCCACCGCACCCAGCGGAACACCGCAGCCCCGGGCCGCCGACGCACCGAGCGGCCAGAGCGCCGGTGCGGGCGCGGCACCCGAACCGGGCAAGTCGGGACGCCGCATGGTGTACCGGGACGGCCGCTTCCTCGGTCTGGCGGGGCTCAACGCGTTCCTGCTCCTCTACTCGTCGGTGTTCTCCGTCGCCCTCCCCCTGTGGATCTCGGCCCAGGCGTCGTCACTGCTGTGGCTGGTCTCGGTCGTCTCCGCCCTCAACATCGGCGTCGTGCTGCTGCTGCAGGTTCCGGTCTCCAAGAACCTGAGCGGCGCGGTCGCCGCGGTGCGGGCCGGGCGACGCGGCGGCATCCTGCTGGGCGCGGGCCTCGCGATGTTCGCGGCCGCCGGTGCCGTGCACGGCACCGGACCCAAGGTGGCGGCGATCATCCTGCTGGGTCTGCTGGTGGCAGGCGGCGAAGTGCTGTACTCGGCCGCGTCCTGGGAACTCGTCTACACGCTCGCGCCCGCCGAGTCCGTGGGGGAATACCAGGGCGTCTACAACATGGGCCTGGACGTCAGCATGCTGGTCGCGCCCGCACTGTTCGGCTGGCTGGCCGCTGACCGGCACACCGCCGCATGGATGGTGATGGCGGGACTCTTCGTCGCCTGCGCGCTGGCCCTGCGCCCGATCGCGGGCCGGGGCCCCCAGCCGGACCCCAGTGACGCGGAGCCGGACCGCGATGTGGCGGAGGCCGTCCGATGA